A single window of Aspergillus puulaauensis MK2 DNA, chromosome 5, nearly complete sequence DNA harbors:
- a CDS encoding uncharacterized protein (COG:S;~EggNog:ENOG410PJMX;~InterPro:IPR036864,IPR007219,IPR001138;~PFAM:PF00172,PF04082;~antiSMASH:Cluster_5.1;~go_function: GO:0000981 - DNA-binding transcription factor activity, RNA polymerase II-specific [Evidence IEA];~go_function: GO:0003677 - DNA binding [Evidence IEA];~go_function: GO:0008270 - zinc ion binding [Evidence IEA];~go_process: GO:0006351 - transcription, DNA-templated [Evidence IEA];~go_process: GO:0006355 - regulation of transcription, DNA-templated [Evidence IEA]), producing MSSPTFIVSMPGAGPPAPRTTRRSQVPRACNWCRVHRLKCDSDFPCTNCRRKGGECNIDRLARPVTLPQACREIDRLKQRVEELERELQNERQTHRSLPTVVTPYTPDDSPKDTTVDFSIPGAASGKRWEGIYISTARSPNKTWYGSSSLFFFINRINTFLATALKQTHSTQVLLPESASTLLDGPAATIEDNQPPAPMGDPIRGGESLTSMQEEYFLNMFWDTFYPSYPILDEHDFKDHYQSLWTTSDGERQPSALVDIVLAVCMQYGMARQPGGRHALTAAARGNVNNNDSTIAGRWHYRRCLTLLANEMEAPTLSTLQCHLLCSIYLCYGGFQNMSDNACGLAVRAAFMLGLHVEPPQSMPRRERELQKRIWWTLYILETNRSMKLGRPFTIQESTSSCTLPADDREIAGLSGSSFAPIGGNVTWLTWNLHKIKLLLAARKAYTNFYSRPPDTISIGIAEPVTSIMDAWLHGVPEALKTSRQNQGTPFSTDRSPLQVEQFTPVWLQRERVLLELMYHTVCTNLYRASICFTLNGVPAAITEDAASKCAAHAMALTHITHQVLDTTSILNGWHEAFQWQWNAAMTLVGYLLAFPQSASTGTARSTIDLSVSALERFGDGFAVAANAATIMRDLSVKIDRLAGEGSVMTDDAPQKPTSLESAQTAMTHAIPGYHVPLHDGAIDETIQWPLCFGDEVTTAEIGGILGHSIDISAETMTDIDWSNLNNAFFDQWPGAF from the coding sequence ATGTCCTCGCCCACCTTCATCGTTAGCATGCCAGGTGCAGGGCCGCCGGCGCCGCGCACGACCAGGCGTAGTCAGGTCCCGCGAGCCTGCAACTGGTGCCGCGTGCACCGCCTGAAATGCGACTCCGACTTTCCCTGTACCAACTGCCGAAGGAAAGGAGGTGAATGCAATATTGACCGGCTCGCTAGGCCGGTTACTCTCCCTCAGGCGTGCAGGGAAATCGACAGGCTGAAGCAGCGCGTTGAGGAGCTCGAGCGCGAACTGCAGAACGAGCGCCAGACGCATCGTTCTCTCCCCACAGTAGTGACGCCGTATACCCCTGATGATAGTCCTAAGGATACTACGGTTGATTTTAGTATTCCTGGTGCTGCCAGTGGGAAGCGCTGGGAGGGGATCTATATCAGCACTGCTCGCTCGCCTAATAAGACTTGGTATGGGTCATCGTcgctcttcttttttatcAACCGCATCAATACCTTTTTGGCTACTGCTTTGAAGCAAACTCACTCAACGCAAGTGTTGCTGCCGGAATCTGCAAGTACGCTTCTGGATGGACCGGCGGCTACGATCGAAGATAACCAACCGCCAGCCCCAATGGGTGACCCAATCCGCGGGGGCGAGTCTCTTACGTCGATGCAGGAGGAGTACTTTCTGAATATGTTTTGGGATACCTTCTATCCCAGCTATCCGATCCTCGATGAGCATGACTTCAAGGATCATTACCAGTCGCTGTGGACGACATCCGACGGTGAAAGACAGCCGTCAGCGCTCGTTGATATCGTCCTTGCGGTCTGCATGCAGTACGGGATGGCTCGACAACCAGGAGGTCGTCACGCTCTCACTGCAGCTGCGCGAGGGAATGTTAATAACAATGACTCTACCATCGCCGGTCGATGGCACTATCGTCGCTGTCTAACTCTCTTGGCGAACGAAATGGAGGCCCCGACGTTGTCTACATTACAGTGCCATCTACTCTGCTCGATCTACTTGTGCTACGGCGGCTTCCAAAACATGTCAGATAATGCATGCGGACTGGCGGTGCGTGCTGCATTTATGCTTGGGCTGCATGTTGAGCCTCCTCAGAGTATGCCACGACGCGAGAGGGAGCTACAGAAGCGTATTTGGTGGACACTTTATATCTTAGAAACCAATCGGAGTATGAAGCTCGGCCGTCCGTTCACTATACAGGAGTCGACCTCATCATGTACTTTGCCGGCGGATGATCGTGAAATTGCCGGACTGTCAGGCTCGAGCTTCGCACCGATTGGGGGAAATGTCACTTGGCTGACGTGGAACCTCCACAAGATCAAACTGCTTCTCGCGGCGCGAAAGGCCTACACAAACTTCTACTCTAGACCACCAGATACGATCAGCATAGGCATTGCGGAACCAGTCACGAGTATCATGGATGCCTGGTTGCATGGTGTGCCTGAAGCCCTGAAGACGAGTCGTCAGAACCAAGGCACCCCTTTCTCGACAGATCGATCACCGTTGCAAGTTGAACAGTTTACCCCTGTCTGGCTGCAGCGGGAACGTGTTCTCTTAGAGCTCATGTACCACACCGTGTGCACGAATTTGTATCGCGCATCGATTTGCTTTACACTTAACGGGGTCCCAGCGGCAATCACCGAGGACGCAGCGTCAAAATGCGCTGCCCATGCAATGGCGCTAACGCACATTACCCATCAAGTGCTAGATACTACTTCGATTCTGAATGGCTGGCACGAGGCCTTCCAGTGGCAGTGGAACGCGGCCATGACGCTTGTCGGCTACCTTCTGGCCTTTCCCCAGAGTGCTTCCACCGGGACGGCGAGAAGCACCATCGACCTGTCGGTCTCTGCACTCGAACGCTTTGGCGACGGGTTCGCGGTGGCGGCCAATGCAGCGACGATTATGCGCGATCTCAGTGTGAAAATCGATCGTCTGGCCGGAGAGGGCTCTGTCATGACAGATGATGCTCCACAGAAGCCAACCTCCCTGGAGAGCGCACAGACCGCGATGACCCACGCCATCCCCGGATACCATGTCCCGCTTCATGACGGGGCCATTGACGAGACGATACAGTGGCCCCTGTGTTTTGGGGATGAGGTTACCACGGCAGAGATTGGCGGTATTCTGGGCCACTCGATCGATATCTCTGCTGAGACGATGACGGATATCGACTGGTCGAATCTGAATAATGCTTTCTTTGACCAGTGGCCGGGGGCGTTTTAA
- a CDS encoding uncharacterized protein (COG:S;~EggNog:ENOG410PSBG;~SECRETED:SignalP(1-22);~antiSMASH:Cluster_5.1), whose amino-acid sequence MQLTRGVLSYLLYSSLAVLADATPPKRSIAPASSAASIYSTSSVHPSSTSATQSFPTNPPSLIIDWLYDLVAPEWNEMNCSIPAATDSDMDPLERWEQLKVKDAWDAAVDHWNTEGNDGTTQFSQSLGSFFEYTETLFCENLADNDGCSSLQVKCDEFNHPAGYMIVLSLIWLERQYLGMNSAITAASNTVSERLSDMLGTFAPLKKEGLTVDSIMLDLISMGFSLTMSPMWNKVFKESKIISSKVKLAEKIDIKGKGKEGASKAKEQDLANELGTVKDWVNPLVTQSITILKDASTAAGTQLANEEALDNTIGIMSDEWQSGLDSSVKALFNGSSDSIDLLYDTIKFGKFFSFNGVPSDYDLQTYVEIVLYAYLVPQAWSLTEEGPFILDTGADCVDGEPDIPNDYNYRWLRTDDVKDPWYCYEDKAYYLVGAQAKDYAECDNGSGICVNNGFYNLPGADKLDGSSYGGITVDNIINGTLNGYFGNGEKNGWSTADSSDEATLDDIFDSGITTAGVFTLPVCGATEAWTNWHYYSSGARGQTDNYPCN is encoded by the exons ATGCAGCTGACTCGCGGTGTCCTCTCCTATCTTTTGTATAGCAGCCTGGCTGTCCTCGCTGACGCTACGCCGCCAAAGCGTAGTATTGCACCAGCCAGCTCCGCGGCCAGCATTTACAGCACGAGTTCAGTCCACCCAAGCAGTACCAGTGCTACGCAATCTTTTCCAACAAATCCTCCATCTTTGATAATTGACTGGTTATATGATCTTGTGGCTCCAGAGTGGAACGAGATGAACTGCTCCATCCCAGCGGCGACGGACAGCGACATGGACCCCTTGGAGCGTTGGGAACAGTTGAAGGTCAAGGACGCCTGGGATGCTGCAGTTGACCATTGGAACACCGAGGGCAATGATGGCACAACACAGTTCTCGCAGTCGCTTGGCTCATTCTTTGAGTACACCGAGACCCTGTTCTGCGAGAACCTGGCCGACAATGACGGCTGCTCCAGTCTGCAAGTCAAGTGCGATGAGTTCAACCACCCTGCTGGATATATGATTGTTCTCTCTTTGATCTGGCTTGAGCGG CAATACCTAGGCATGAACAGTGCCATCACAGCCGCCAGTAATACCGTCTCCGAGCGGCTTTCAGACATGCTGGGAACCTTTGCTCCTTTGAAGAAAGAGGGTCTTACTGTTGATAGCATCATGTTGGATCTTATTAGTATGGGGTTTTCCCTCACTATGTCACCAATGTGGAACAAAG TTTTTAAGGAATCGAAAATCATATCTAGCAAAGTCAAGCTAGCGGAAAAGATCGATAtcaagggaaagggaaaggagggtGCGTCAAAGGCCAAGGAACAAGATCTCGCCAACGAGCTGGGGACGGTCAAAGACTGGGTTAATCCTCTGGTTACCCAGTCCATAACTATCCTTAAGGATGCGAGTACTGCAGC AGGAACGCAACTTGCGAACGAAGAAGCACTCGACAACACGATTGGGATCATGTCGGATGAGTGGCAGTCCGGGCTCGATAGCTCCGTGAAAGCTCTCTTCAACGGCTCGTCGGATTCGATTGATCTCCTCTACGATACCATCAAATTCGGAAagttcttcagcttcaacgGCGTGCCCAGCGATTACGACCTCCAGACGTACGTCGAGATTGTCCTCTATGCATACCTTGTCCCCCAGGCCTGGAGTCTCACAGAAGAAGGACCTTTCATTCTTGATACTGGTGCCGACTGTGTAGATGGAGAGCCAGATATCCCAAATGACTACAATTACCGGTGGCTACGGACCGACGATGTTAAAGACCCCTGGTATTGCTATGAGGACAAAGCATACTACCTTGTCGGTGCCCAAGCAAAGGACTACGCAGAATGCGATAACGGCTCTGGGATCTGCGTAAACAACGGGTTTTACAACCTTCCTGGTGCAGACAAGTTGGACGGGAGCAGTTATGGCGGCATTACTGTCGATAACATTATCAACGG AACCCTCAATGGATATTTTGGCAACGGCGAGAAGAACGGGTGGTCGACTGCTGATAGCAGTGATGAAGCCACCCTCGACGACATCTTCGACAGTGGCATCACCACTGCGGGTGTTTTTACGCTGCCAGTTTGCGGAGCCACCGAAGCCTGGACGAACTGGCACTACTACTCGTCTGGTGCGAGAGGACAGACCGACAATTATCCGTGTAACTAG
- a CDS encoding Zn(II)2Cys6 transcription factor domain-containing protein (InterPro:IPR036864,IPR001138;~PFAM:PF00172;~antiSMASH:Cluster_5.1;~go_function: GO:0000981 - DNA-binding transcription factor activity, RNA polymerase II-specific [Evidence IEA];~go_function: GO:0008270 - zinc ion binding [Evidence IEA];~go_process: GO:0006355 - regulation of transcription, DNA-templated [Evidence IEA]), which yields MTPQQRRRSRNENIPHNFIQNWQCPGAEGARPVVRRPITACGSCRSAKVKCTGPQNACDRCTTRGIPCRYTAPSTTSSSSSRPTTASMSPSNNVDSSGSSPNSHSPATVNTPLSGSLKSGVPMTMEWEMDTVDPLRLNDEAHHQDMNGVVDWSKDMSSYLFDWSSLDLGHNTIDPLNTLSTGELDVFPTAAQTPLLANQERSTGLATTATPAPSTPSQGSCQCRTNLMLQVPEVHEAMQAKPHPQLDRIFKVTGNVLGACRDLIICASCQVSYADLVCVVAVLQQTGTCFEKIANGDMTTSTIKVCVGQYEVPIANEIKLRHMLVMDLVAQANCLLSLLRNRGQSLVQSQGPAQDRLTQINIDYMQEVVKSFEQTLRSIADSLDKPVPDS from the exons ATGACCccccagcagcgccgcagGTCTCGCAACGAGAACATCCCCCACAATTTCATCCAGAATTGGCAATGCCCCGGCGCTGAGGGTGCCAGGCCTGTGGTGCGCCGGCCAATCACCGCCTGTGGATCGTGTCGCTCTGCAAAGGTCAAGTGTACGGGCCCCCAGAATGCTTGTGATAGATGTACGACCCGGGGTATTCCCTGCAGATATACTgccccctccaccacctcctcctccagctcgcgCCCTACGACGGCGTCCATGAGTCCTTCCAATAATGTCGacagctccggctcctcGCCCAATAGCCACTCGCCTGCCACCGTTAACACGCCGCTGTCTGGGTCACTCAAGTCGGGAGTTCCCATGACGATGGAGTGGGAGATGGATACAGTCGACCCACTGCGTCTTAACGATGAAGCCCACCACCAGGATATGAATGGGGTTGTCGACTGGTCGAAAGACATGTCAAGTTACCTATTCGACTGGTCATCATTAGACCTGGGCCACAAT ACCATCGACCCCCTGAATACACTCAGCACCGGCGAACTAGATGTCTTCCCGACAGCTGCGCAGACACCCCTGCTAGCAAACCAGGAGCGTAGTACCGGACTGGCCACGACGGCAACCCCTGctccctccacgccctcccAGGGTAGCTGCCAGTGCCGCACGAACCTCATGCTCCAGGTGCCCGAAGTCCACGAGGCAATGCAGGCCAAGCCGCATCCGCAGCTCGACCGCATATTCAAAGTCACAGGGAACGTCCTCGGTGCGTGCCGGGATCTCATCATCTGCGCTAGCTGCCAGGTCAGCTACGCCGATCTCGTCTGTGTGGTGGCAGTCCTGCAGCAGACGGGGACTTGCTTTGAGAAGATCGCCAATGGCGACATGACGACTAGCACGATCAAGGTGTGTGTTGGGCAGTATGAGGTGCCGATCGCGAATGAAATCAAGCTGCGGCATATGCTGGTAATGGACCTGGTGGCGCAGGCCAACTGCTTGTTGTCTCTTTTGCGGAATCGGGGGCAGAGCCTGGTGCAGTCGCAGGGGCCGGCGCAGGACCGGCTCACGCAGATCAATATAGACTACATGCAGGAGGTTGTCAAGAGCTTTGAACAGACGCTGCGATCGATAGCCGATTCGCTTGATAAACCGGTGCCAGATAGTTAG
- a CDS encoding class I SAM-dependent methyltransferase (COG:S;~EggNog:ENOG410PXQE;~InterPro:IPR029063,IPR041698;~PFAM:PF13847,PF08241,PF13649;~antiSMASH:Cluster_5.1) — translation MATAAVATHNQPADEWKNDNVSKASRDVAWYQTTLSRVPDIARQIFRDYSGIPDDQITDHIHRVRDQAWDILPFPCIGLFRFLDFPAYLQPVYPEVLTRIKSGETFLDLGCCFGQDIRKLVHDGAPGENLIGVDTESRFLDLGYQLFKDKNRLKAHFQTGDVFAEDFLQEWRGKVDIIFLGSFLHLFSFEQQKAIVLQLGRLLRGKNSLVFGRHLATMGKGGSLKENACGWSLYHHSEETIRQLWETDPHGKWEVASELIPYASESWDNGVKWNGGDEIKQQRFVARRV, via the exons ATGGCTACTGCAGCTGTTGCAACCCATAACCAACCCGCGGACGAGTGGAAGAACGACAACGTCTCCAAAGCAAGCCGCGACGTTGCCTGGTACCAAACAACCCTGTCTCGGGTCCCCGATATCGCCAGACAGATATTCCGCGACTACTCTGGCATCCCTGATGATCAGATCACGGACCATATCCACCGCGTGAGAGACCAGGCTTGGGATAT CTTGCCGTTCCCCTGCATCGGCCTTTTCCGGTTTCTTGATTTCCCGGCGTACCTGCAGCCAGTATATCCCGAGGTCCTGACGCGGATTAAATCCGGCGAGACATTCCTGGACCTGGGCTGTTGCTTTGGACAGGATATACGCAAGCTTGTCCATGACGGTGCACCAGGGGAGAATCTCATCGGCGTCGACACCGAGTCGCGATTCCTAGATCTGGGCTACCAGCTATTCAAAGACAAGAACCGGCTCAAGGCCCATTTCCAGACCGGAGATGTATTCGCCGAGGACTTTCTACAGGAGTGGCGCGGGAAAGTCgatatcatcttcctcggttCATTCTTACATCTGTTTAGCTTTGAGCAGCAAAAGGCTATAGTCCTGCAGTTGGGCCGGTTACTACGTGGGAAGAACTCGCTTGTCTTTGGGCGCCATCTGGCGACAATGGGCAAGGGAGGAAGTCTTAAAGAGAATGCGTGCGGGTGGTCTCTGTACCATCACAGCGAGGAGACGATCCGGCAGCTGTGGGAGACGGACCCGCACGGGAAATGGGAAGTTGCTTCGGAGTTGATCCCATATGCGTCGGAGTCTTGGGACAACGGGGTCAAGTGGAACGGAGGCGATGAGATTAAGCAGCAGCGGTTTGTTGCGCGGAGGGTGTAG
- a CDS encoding class I SAM-dependent methyltransferase (COG:S;~EggNog:ENOG410PVRF;~InterPro:IPR013216,IPR029063;~PFAM:PF13649,PF08241;~antiSMASH:Cluster_5.1;~go_function: GO:0008168 - methyltransferase activity [Evidence IEA]), translating into MSKTETAPAQELGFSFKQGVNWSEYLDYRPVYPPSFFERIYTYHAAKPSSSWSVAHDIGAGCGVVSSSLSARFPNVIVSDPNDGYVSLARRLLVEQSTAPGETNFQFLQEGGEKSSVASESVDVITACECIQWMDTAVAIREMRRELKVGGTLALTHYTVPRIVGNGRAQGAWKAIWGVYSKRADGPLLDHAIPIINAALESLEFLPSQWADVKRVHINAQGSFDSYRIDERLAESRSAAWEEQVWIEGDEDWADEQGIQWLKGYLATWVPVVPESDIQGLWDELEAALGGQKVRIESPLTMVFATKKS; encoded by the coding sequence ATGTCAAAAACCGAAACCGCACCAGCCCAAGAGCttggcttctccttcaaacAAGGCGTCAACTGGTCCGAATACCTCGACTACCGCCCCGTCTACCcaccctccttcttcgaGCGCATCTACACCTACCACGCGGCAAAGCCCTCATCATCCTGGTCTGTGGCGCACGATATCGGCGCCGGCTGCGGCGTCGTCTCGTCCAGTCTCTCCGCGCGCTTCCCCAACGTGATCGTCTCAGACCCGAACGACGGGTATGTCAGTCTCGCGCGCAGACTGCTAGTCGAACAATCCACAGCCCCAGGAGAAACCAACTTCCAGTTCCTACAGGAAGGCGGCGAGAAGAGCTCCGTGGCCTCGGAGAGCGTCGATGTGATTACCGCCTGCGAATGTATCCAATGGATGGACACGGCGGTAGCAATCCGCGAGATGAGACGCGAGCTGAAAGTCGGCGGGACACTGGCGCTCACGCATTATACGGTGCCGCGGATAGTCGGCAATGGGCGCGCCCAGGGTGCGTGGAAGGCTATCTGGGGGGTGTATTCGAAGCGCGCGGACGGGCCGTTGCTAGACCATGCGATTCCCATTATCAATGCCGCGCTGGAGTCGTTGGAGTTTCTTCCGAGTCAGTGGGCGGATGTGAAGAGGGTGCATATTAATGCGCAGGGGAGTTTCGATAGTTATAGAATAGACGAGCGGCTGGCTGAGAGTCGGTCGGCGGCTTGGGAGGAGCAGGTCTGGAtcgagggcgacgaggactGGGCGGATGAGCAGGGGATTCAATGGCTCAAGGGGTATCTGGCGACATGGGTGCCGGTGGTCCCCGAGTCGGACATCCAGGGTCTCTGGGACGAACTGGAGGCTGCATTGGGCGGACAAAAGGTGCGGATTGAGTCGCCGTTGACGATGGTGTTTGCAACGAAGAAGTCTTAG